Part of the Sporomusa termitida genome, ACCAGTTGAGTATTGATTTATTATGACAACTAGAAGGTGGTGCCATTGTGCAGTGGAATCAGGCCACTGATTATGCATTCCGGGTAGTACTGTATCTGGCCGGGCTGCCGCCGGGCGAGGTGGCCAGTGGTGTCATTATTGCTGACAGGCAGCATATTCCCCACCGGTTTCTCCAGAAAATTATGCGGCTGCTCTCTGCCGCCGGGGTGGTAAAGTCATTTCGTGGTGTTGCGGGAGGCTTTGCCCTGGCTAAGGCGCCGGCAGCAATCAGTTTATATGATGTTATTGTCGCTATGGAAGGGCCGCTGGCCATTCATCGCTGCCTGGCTGACCGCAAAGCGTGTAATCGTGATTGTGAGCAGGAGTGTCCGGTGCATCAGGCGCTGGCCGGTATTCAGGACCGGCTGGCGGCCGATCTAGCCAGTGTTACTTTTGCAGCCCTGGCTGCTAAAGCAAATAAATCTAGCAGGAGGTAGGCATATGGAAGAACTCATTTTGTCCCGCTGGCAGTTTGGGATAACTACCATCTATCACTTTCTTTTTGTCCCGCTGACGCTTGGTCTGTCGCTTATTGTCGCTATTTTGGAAACTATCTATGTCCGCACCGGTAATGAAATGTATAAGCAGCAGACTAAGTTCTGGGGTAAACTTTTCCTGATCAACTTTGCTATGGGTGTGGTCACAGGTATTGTCCAGGAGTTCCATTTTGGTATGAACTGGTCCGAGTATGCCCGGTTTATGGGGGATATTTTTGGCGCCCCCCTGGCTATGGAAGCGCTGACTGCCTTTTATCTGGAGTCCGTATTCATTGGGCTGTGGATTTTTGGCTGGGACCGCATACCCAAAGTATTACACGCAGTCAGTATCTGGATTGTGGCGCTGGCTACTAATTTATCGGCTTTCTGGATCTTAACAGCTAATTCTTTCATGCAGTCGCCGGTAGGGTATGTTATTAATAACGGCCGGGCCGAGATGACCGATTTTGTTGCACTTATTACTAATCCCTATGTACTTTATCAATTTCCGCATACGGTTCTGTCAGGCTTTGTAACTGCCGGTTTCTTTGTTTTAGCCATTAGCGCGTATCATCTAATCAGGAGAACGCATTTGGATTTTTTCCGGGCTTCGTTTCAATTGGGGCTGATCTGGAGTATTGTCAGTTTGTTTCTGTTAATGGGCAGCGGTCATGCGCAGACCCAGTTTATGGCGAAGGCGCAGCCGATGAAGCTGGCGGCGGCTGAGGCCCTGTGGGAGACTGCCAACCCGGCACCTTTTGCCGTAGCTGCGATCATTGACGAACAAAATAAGACCAATACAGCCGAATTGAAAATCCCCGGCCTGTTGTCGATGCTGGCCAATAATAATCCTAATACGGCCGTGAAAGGGATTAAGGATATTGAGCAGGAGTATATTGCTCAATACGGCCCCGGTAATTATGTACCGGCGGTCACGCCCGTATTCTGGAGTTTTAGAATTATGGTGGCCGCCGGTTCGCTGATGCTGCTTGTCGTACTGGCCGCCGGCTTTTTCTGGTGGCGCGGCCAGCTGGAGGAGCGGCCCTGGCTGCTGAAGGCGGTGCTTTGGAGTCTGCCGCTTCCCTATATTGCTAATTCTACCGGCTGGTTTGTTACCGAAGGCGGGCGTCAGCCCTGGATTGTTTTCGGCCTGCAGCGGGTAGAGGAGGCGGTGTCGCCGTCAGTTGGCGCTGTAAGTATCTGGATTTCTCTGGTCGGCTTTACTCTGGTATATGCCGTATTAGCCGCCGCTGCTGTATATCTTGTCCAGAAATTTGTTCGCCAGGGACCAGGCATAAGCAGTGATCAGCCCAAACAACCGGCAGCGAAGGGGGCGGCATTATGGAGTTAAGTGTACTGTGGTTTATTCTGCTTACGGTTCTGTTTATTGGTTTTTTCTTTCTGGAGGGATTTGATTATGGGGTCGGGATCCTGCTGCCTTTTCTGGGGAAAAATGATACCGAGCGCCGGGTGATTATCAATACGATCGGCCCGGTATGGGATGGCAATGAGGTATGGATGATTACGGCCGGCGGGGCTATGTTTGCTGCTTTCCCGCATGTATATGCAACCTTATTCAGCGGCTTTTATCTGGCCCTGTTTCTCATGCTGATGGCCCTTATTGTCCGGGGCGTCGCG contains:
- a CDS encoding RrF2 family transcriptional regulator, which codes for MQWNQATDYAFRVVLYLAGLPPGEVASGVIIADRQHIPHRFLQKIMRLLSAAGVVKSFRGVAGGFALAKAPAAISLYDVIVAMEGPLAIHRCLADRKACNRDCEQECPVHQALAGIQDRLAADLASVTFAALAAKANKSSRR
- a CDS encoding cytochrome ubiquinol oxidase subunit I, which codes for MEELILSRWQFGITTIYHFLFVPLTLGLSLIVAILETIYVRTGNEMYKQQTKFWGKLFLINFAMGVVTGIVQEFHFGMNWSEYARFMGDIFGAPLAMEALTAFYLESVFIGLWIFGWDRIPKVLHAVSIWIVALATNLSAFWILTANSFMQSPVGYVINNGRAEMTDFVALITNPYVLYQFPHTVLSGFVTAGFFVLAISAYHLIRRTHLDFFRASFQLGLIWSIVSLFLLMGSGHAQTQFMAKAQPMKLAAAEALWETANPAPFAVAAIIDEQNKTNTAELKIPGLLSMLANNNPNTAVKGIKDIEQEYIAQYGPGNYVPAVTPVFWSFRIMVAAGSLMLLVVLAAGFFWWRGQLEERPWLLKAVLWSLPLPYIANSTGWFVTEGGRQPWIVFGLQRVEEAVSPSVGAVSIWISLVGFTLVYAVLAAAAVYLVQKFVRQGPGISSDQPKQPAAKGAALWS